One genomic segment of Ricinus communis isolate WT05 ecotype wild-type chromosome 5, ASM1957865v1, whole genome shotgun sequence includes these proteins:
- the LOC8269347 gene encoding uncharacterized protein LOC8269347: MNEAAGKTGSCLAIAEKRPHRPGGCVGIFFQLFDWNRRLAKKKLFSRKLLPPARGKQTTKKYGGDDKMPKTKPRLIADENSGGFPNVKKNGNRCDVTEQKHEMRAAGLVARLMGLESMPAVHRDKHKKASNSATCEVKKENFVDAQCGSDVEVLKLDKGSSKVESRPQKLQKTGQFERRAVTRFGAEALHIRNVLSRSRKHQHPKLASPVKSPRISSSRNVSRASRLIDAATRILEPGLQATNRAKCALTYSGSIHCAPKNEILMEAMGLGVMSPDLLLKQQQNEVKYDVAAGKSLMGQASCKNCGNLLDVVDSRPTVEEQRFVCSSSAANAATTYLQELVRIKPRPLISSPEQERNETYQQNQVKLSTAAERLDNSRACGEPILDRKPAYTEGQVPRQFRSQHCRSPKDETHSIASRQRTETRNEMSVCRNRIPPRAKLNDLQSRRASSAANAIVAKDFVAMNRSLGGRTRPRVSTKADNYMVDTERKVCSRRDDSLPQLRPPVRKRRTASSNAQLESNGLVSSTSMRHRNIKCDLMIRKELEPDGNKNNNVISLNHASIKTRSASQGNKANGNKNNDVISFTFNSPLKHKSPMSSKLKESMDHINNASHEKKLLSERNDVKTFSQRKIPLDGDTLGALLEQKLKELTSQEEDELAIGGSAPKRSTAMILQELISALVEQQPLSPVGHMSNAESAFQTRQGRGGTSVGFSHDSDHLSPGSVLEASFSNESCFSSSVDDNSGRRLFYDSVDYSCDQLQPIETDAELQDSATSGNEGRMGSIMVTDLLNHLSVILQSINLADGGLTGARLTYVREVILNAELLFGSAAPQNSDRMKSSFIGPFLLNELETLAGTMWTNFNCLSGFEESKEGSEVRRFLFDSVIECLDSKYSRYCNSGYKAWRRVPSCMKAEILIEEVGKEIRRWTDMAGMIPDEIIEWEMSHALGKWTDFEIETFETGADIDWDILQVLVDEIVIDFWNCRINSL; this comes from the exons ATGAATGAAGCAGCAGGTAAAACGGGATCCTGTTTGGCCATAGCTGAGAAACGGCCTCACAGACCTGGAGGTTGTGTAGGCATTTTCTTTCAGCTCTTTGATTGGAATCGAAGATTAGCCAAGAAAAAGCTATTCTCAAGAAAATTGCTTCCTCCAG CTCGTGGAAAGCAAACCACAAAGAAATACGGAGGAGATGACAAGATGCCTAAAACTAAACCTCGTTTG ATTGCTGATGAGAACAGTGGGGGTTTTCcaaatgtaaagaaaaatgGGAACCGTTGTGACGTTACAGAGCAAAAGCATGAAATGAGAGCTGCAGGTTTAGTTGCTAGGCTGATGGGTCTTGAATCCATGCCAGCAGTGCACCGAGATAAGCACAAGAAAGCTTCAAATTCTGCTACTTGTGAGgttaaaaaagagaattttgTTGATGCTCAATGTGGGTCTGATGTGGAAGTTTTGAAGTTGGATAAGGGAAGTAGTAAGGTTGAATCTAGGCCTCAAAAGCTTCAAAAAACGGGGCAGTTCGAGAGACGGGCTGTTACGAGGTTTGGAGCTGAGGCTTTGCATATTAGGAACGTATTGTCAAGGTCAAGAAAGCATCAGCACCCCAAGCTTGCTTCGCCGGTGAAGAGTCCTAGGATTTCCTCTTCCAGGAATGTGTCTAGGGCATCCAGGCTCATTGATGCTGCCACTCGGATTTTGGAACCAGGATTGCAAGCTACCAACAGAGCAAAATGTGCTCTTACTTATTCAGGTTCTATCCATTGTGCTCCCAAGAATGAGATTTTGATGGAAGCAATGGGACTGGGAGTCATGTCACCAGATCTATTATTAAAGCAACAACAGAATGAAGTGAAATATGATGTGGCAGCGGGTAAATCTTTGATGGGGCAGGCCTCTTGCAAAAATTGTGGTAATTTGCTTGATGTAGTGGATTCTAGACCAACGGTAGAGGAACAGCGATTTGTTTGTTCATCCTCAGCTGCAAATGCAGCAACCACGTACTTGCAGGAATTGGTAAGGATTAAGCCAAGGCCACTCATATCCTCTCCTGAACAAGAAAGGAATGAAACTTATCAGCAAAATCAGGTTAAACTATCCACTGCAGCTGAAAGACTAGATAATTCACGAGCATGTGGGGAACCCATATTGGATAGGAAGCCTGCGTATACAGAGGGCCAAGTGCCCCGGCAATTTAGAAGTCAGCATTGCAGGTCTCCGAAGGATGAGACCCATTCTATTGCTTCCCGGCAGAGGACTGAAACCCGTAATGAGATGTCAGTATGCAGGAATAGAATTCCACCAAGAGCCAAGTTAAATGATCTGCAAAGTAGGAGAGCTTCTTCAGCTGCCAATGCTATTGTTGCTAAAGATTTTGTTGCTATGAACCGAAGCTTAGGTGGCCGCACCAGGCCTCGAGTGTCTACCAAGGCAGATAATTACATGGTTGACACAGAGAGAAAAGTTTGCAGCAGGCGAGATGATTCCTTGCCACAGTTGAGGCCTCCAGTACGGAAGAGGAGGACTGCAAGTAGCAATGCACAGCTTGAAAGTAATGGACTTGTTAGTTCAACATCTATGAGACACAGAAACATTAAATGCGACTTgatgataagaaaagaattggaGCCTGATGGAAATAAGAACAATAATGTCATATCTTTGAACCATGCTAGTATCAAAACCAGATCAGCTAGTCAAGGTAACAAAGCTAATGGAAATAAGAACAATGATGTCATATCTTTCACATTTAATTCCCCATTGAAGCATAAAAGTCCTATGTCCTCCAAGCTGAAAGAGTCGATGGATCACATCAATAATGCTTCTCATGAAAAAAAGCTACTATCAGAAAGAAATGATGTCAAAACATTTTCACAAAGGAAAATACCATTGGATGGAGATACTTTAGGGGCACTTTTAGAACAAAAACTAAAGGAACTGACCTCTCAAGAGGAGGATGAATTGGCAATTGGCGGTTCTGCACCCAAGAGATCAACTGCTATGATTCTACAAGAACTGATATCAGCGTTAGTTGAACAGCAGCCGCTTTCTCCAGTTGGTCATATGTCCAATGCAGAATCAGCTTTCCAG ACTCGACAAGGGAGAGGAGGGACTTCAGTTGGATTCTCACATGACAGTGACCACCTGAGTCCTGGATCTGTTCTCGAAGCTTCATTCTCAAATGAAAGCTGTTTCTCTAGCAGTGTGGATGATAATTCAG GACGTAGGCTGTTTTATGATTCTGTGGATTACTCTTGTGATCAGCTACAACCAATAGAAACTGATGCTGAGCTTCAGGATTCTGCAACCTCTGGGAATGAAGGGCGGATGGGTAGCATCATGGTGACTGATCTTCTCAACCATTTATCTGTGATACTACAAAGCATCAATCTTGCCGATGGTGGACTAACAGGTGCTAGGCTCACCTATGTAAGGGAGGTTATCTTGAATGCTGAACTATTATTTGGAAGTGCAGCTCCGCAAAATTCAGATAGAATGAAGAGTTCTTTTATAGGTCCATTTCTTCTCAATGAGCTTGAAACTCTTGCTGGCACCATGTGGACAAATTTCAATTGCCTTTCGGGCTTTGAGGAGAGCAAAGAAGGTAGTGAAGTTAGAAGGTTTCTTTTTGATTCAGTGATAGAGTGCTTAGATTCAAAATATAGCCGATATTGCAATTCTGGATATAAAGCATGGAGAAGAGTACCCTCATGCATGAAGGCAGAAATACTGATTGAAGAGGTTGGGAAGGAGATCAGAAGGTGGACGGATATGGCTGGGATGATTCCAGATGAGATCATAGAATGGGAAATGAGTCATGCCTTGGGAAAATGGACAGATTTTGAAATCGAAACGTTTGAAACAGGTGCTGACATCGATTGGGATATACTTCAAGTTTTAGTTGACGAAATTGTGATAGACTTTTGGAATTGCAGGATAAACTCCTTGTGA
- the LOC107262217 gene encoding exopolygalacturonase-like, giving the protein MALKTSAWTLSLLLFFASTFQAYSTTFDIKQYGAKADGETDISKAILSAWKVACTAPGVSKVLIPKGTYALRKLDIMGPCKGAMVLQVEGILQAPVDANELRGDGWVSFNHIDQFTMSGGGTFDGQGELTWKKYNCMERNNCKVLPTSLRFNFINNGIVQGITSLNSKNFHVNVLGCKNFTFQQFTVSAPAISFNTDGIHIGRSNGVNIIDTKISTGDDCISIGDGSQQITITGVTCGPGHGISIGSLGKYPNEAPVSGVFVSKSTLSNTANGVRIKSWPALYGGIASNIHFTDITMNNVANPILIDQMYCPWNRCNNKGSSKVKISNVSFKDIRGTTTTPVAVQLICSRGIPCENVKLININLRYIGNKAALTSVCSNVKPMISGILPSGC; this is encoded by the exons ATGGCCTTGAAAACAAGTGCCTGGACACTATCATTGTTGCTTTTCTTCGCTTCTACCTTTCAAGCATACTCTACTACATTTGACATCAAACAATATGGTGCCAAAGCTGATGGAGAAACAGATATCAGTAAG GCTATATTAAGTGCTTGGAAAGTTGCATGTACAGCACCGGGTGTAAGCAAAGTCTTAATACCAAAAGGTACATATGCATTACGTAAATTAGATATCATGGGTCCTTGCAAGGGTGCAATGGTGCTCCAAGTCGAAGGAATCTTACAGGCACCTGTAGATGCAAACGAACTTCGTGGGGATGGTTGGGTTAGTTTCAATCACATTGATCAATTTACAATGTCTGGTGGTGGAACTTTTGATGGACAAGGAGAACTCACATGGAAGAAATACAATTGTATGGAAAGAAACAATTGTAAAGTTCTTCCCACC aGTTTAAGGTTCAACTTCATCAACAATGGCATAGTCCAGGGTATAACTTCTCTCAACAGCAAAAACTTTCATGTCAATGTCTTGGGGTGTAAGAACTTTACCTTCCAACAGTTTACAGTCTCTGCACCAGCAATTAGCTTTAATACAGATGGAATTCATATTGGACGTTCAAATGGAGTTAACATAATTGATACAAAGATTAGCACCGGTGATGATTGTATCTCTATTGGTGACGGTAGCCAACAAATTACAATCACAGGAGTTACATGTGGACCTGGACATGGCATTAGTATAGGAAGTTTAGGAAAATATCCAAATGAAGCACCCGTATCCGGTGTTTTTGTTTCGAAGAGCACTCTCTCAAACACCGCTAAtggtgttaggattaaatctTGGCCAGCATTATACGGCGGCATTGCGTCTAATATTCATTTTACAGATATTACCATGAATAACGTAGCCAATCCTATCCTAATTGATCAAATGTATTGCCCATGGAACCGATGCAACAAcaag ggttcatcaaaaGTTAAGATCAGTAACGTTAGCTTCAAGGATATAAGGGGCACTACCACAACGCCTGTTGCTGTTCAACTCATTTGTAGCAGAGGCATTCCATGTGAGAATGTGAAACTCATTAACATTAACCTCAGATATATTGGGAATAAAGCTGCATTAACATCTGTATGTTCCAATGTTAAACCCATGATTAGCGGGATCCTGCCATCTGGATGTTAA